In the Haloferula helveola genome, one interval contains:
- a CDS encoding BNR-4 repeat-containing protein gives MRGPSLRSATILVPLLAVGIVAARAELLFFDDFDGDGSDLHGSVPDTSLGGAAWTASSHFNRDGSTGDGPGSATLPFTPVDGRVYALDARYVELSAVPGDTDWFAVGFVNGQSAASGTNDRFITGNVVGVAWALARGDFNLTNNNTFLGTGQTGSGNHGIPDGLGWSLSPAENAVDLRVVLDTTAGAGNWTATFYAKRPVETDYTLIRATEPLLSGAAIGAVGLARSNPGVSGMVESFSLTLIGTSDSDEDGLTDTWEILHFREDPGESDGEILSKYAGTDDPDNDGFDNAAEETAGTDPNEPLDRPMVAFIPVTDGNPATDENGYAGSSINSVAFLQNNLITVGDQQFIAYYRRHASDPGDVANNTIAIGRRNLDGPQWEIFPTTFLSNNINDAHDVISCAIDGDGFLHMSWGMHADAFHYAKSDSPVLGAAPIVMIEQAMTGQENAVTYPKFQTLPDGDVLYFFREGGSGNGDWFLNRYDIATDAWAPVHADGGGTQVALMRGRGDSPDNCFYPDRMTLGPDGMLHLAGVFRYNGDSLAGESGYQTNHRYVYLRSPDDGVSWERSDGTPIDLPVVEADWFLGLGASHVPEIIEDIPEGYSIINESGMTTDSEGRPVVATWWATGAGTGDHTRQYQVLFHDGSSWQRRTISARDIDDPATKFSEGQLGSSRMGRPVVLTDSEDRIIVIYNDNRADGITAVFSLPKATDPGRNQWTRMNLTHENLGNWETTYDESRWKRDEVLHIFYQKLPGMGASYSGQNLSTPVSVLEWDVEAYFGDPVHWKFDTSSVPGQAVISAPTRAGFRYDLRTSTDLLFTDPPAATLPGNGAWQEFGSWPLNEGRRFWQLERVEEAANDL, from the coding sequence ATGCGTGGCCCCAGCCTGAGATCCGCGACGATCCTCGTGCCGCTTCTGGCCGTTGGAATCGTCGCCGCTCGCGCGGAGTTGTTGTTCTTCGATGACTTCGACGGCGACGGTAGCGACCTCCACGGGTCCGTGCCCGACACCAGCCTCGGTGGTGCCGCTTGGACGGCGAGCAGCCACTTCAATCGCGATGGAAGCACCGGCGACGGGCCGGGCAGCGCCACCTTGCCTTTCACTCCGGTCGACGGGCGGGTCTATGCCCTCGATGCCCGCTATGTGGAGCTGTCCGCCGTCCCGGGTGACACCGACTGGTTTGCAGTCGGTTTCGTCAACGGGCAGTCGGCCGCATCCGGAACCAACGACCGCTTCATCACCGGCAACGTGGTGGGCGTGGCGTGGGCGCTGGCGCGCGGCGACTTCAACCTGACGAACAACAACACGTTCTTGGGAACCGGGCAGACCGGATCCGGCAACCATGGAATCCCGGACGGTCTTGGCTGGTCGCTGTCGCCGGCCGAGAACGCTGTCGATCTGCGTGTGGTACTCGATACCACCGCTGGTGCCGGCAACTGGACCGCCACCTTTTACGCGAAACGACCGGTCGAAACCGACTACACCCTGATCCGGGCGACTGAGCCGCTGCTGTCGGGCGCGGCCATCGGTGCGGTGGGCCTCGCCCGTTCGAATCCGGGCGTCAGCGGCATGGTAGAGAGCTTCTCGCTGACCCTGATCGGGACTTCGGATTCCGACGAGGACGGGTTGACGGATACCTGGGAAATCCTTCACTTCCGCGAAGACCCCGGCGAATCCGACGGCGAGATCCTTTCGAAGTACGCCGGAACCGACGATCCGGACAACGACGGCTTTGACAACGCGGCCGAGGAAACCGCCGGCACCGACCCGAACGAACCGCTCGACCGCCCCATGGTCGCGTTCATCCCGGTGACCGACGGCAACCCCGCGACCGACGAGAACGGCTACGCCGGATCCTCGATCAACTCGGTGGCCTTCCTGCAGAACAACCTGATCACGGTCGGCGACCAACAGTTCATCGCCTACTACCGCCGGCACGCGAGTGACCCGGGCGACGTAGCGAACAACACGATCGCCATCGGACGCCGCAACCTCGATGGACCGCAGTGGGAGATCTTCCCCACGACCTTCCTGTCGAACAACATCAATGACGCCCACGATGTCATCAGCTGCGCGATCGATGGTGACGGGTTCCTCCACATGAGCTGGGGCATGCATGCCGACGCGTTCCACTATGCGAAGAGCGACTCGCCTGTCCTCGGGGCCGCGCCGATCGTGATGATCGAGCAAGCGATGACCGGACAGGAGAATGCCGTGACCTATCCGAAGTTCCAGACGTTGCCGGACGGTGACGTGCTCTATTTCTTCCGTGAGGGTGGATCGGGAAACGGTGACTGGTTCCTGAACCGCTACGACATCGCGACCGACGCATGGGCGCCGGTGCATGCCGACGGCGGGGGCACCCAGGTGGCGTTGATGAGGGGCAGGGGCGACTCGCCCGACAACTGTTTCTACCCCGACCGCATGACACTTGGGCCGGACGGCATGCTGCATCTGGCGGGTGTGTTCCGCTACAACGGAGACTCGCTTGCGGGCGAGTCAGGCTATCAGACGAACCATCGCTATGTGTATCTGCGGTCACCGGACGATGGAGTGAGCTGGGAGCGGTCCGACGGCACGCCGATCGACCTGCCGGTCGTCGAGGCCGACTGGTTCCTCGGGCTCGGTGCGAGCCATGTCCCCGAGATCATCGAGGACATCCCGGAAGGCTACAGCATCATCAACGAGTCGGGCATGACCACCGACAGCGAAGGGCGTCCGGTGGTTGCGACCTGGTGGGCGACCGGGGCGGGGACGGGCGACCACACCCGTCAGTATCAGGTTCTTTTCCATGACGGCTCCTCGTGGCAGCGGCGGACGATCTCGGCTCGCGACATCGACGACCCGGCGACCAAGTTTTCGGAAGGCCAACTGGGTAGCAGCCGGATGGGCCGCCCGGTGGTGCTGACCGATTCGGAGGACCGCATCATCGTGATCTACAACGACAATCGGGCGGACGGCATCACGGCGGTGTTCTCGCTGCCCAAGGCAACCGATCCCGGTCGCAACCAGTGGACCCGCATGAATCTCACACACGAGAATCTCGGCAACTGGGAGACCACCTACGATGAATCCCGTTGGAAGCGCGACGAAGTGCTGCACATCTTCTATCAGAAGCTTCCTGGAATGGGTGCCAGCTACTCCGGCCAGAATCTCTCGACCCCGGTTTCCGTGCTGGAGTGGGACGTGGAGGCCTACTTCGGCGACCCGGTGCATTGGAAATTCGACACGTCGTCCGTGCCGGGTCAGGCCGTGATTTCGGCCCCCACACGCGCCGGCTTCCGCTACGACCTTCGGACCTCGACGGATCTCCTCTTCACCGATCCGCCGGCCGCCACCCTTCCGGGCAACGGAGCATGGCAGGAGTTCGGAAGCTGGCCGCTGAACGAAGGGCGGCGCTTCTGGCAGTTGGAGCGGGTTGAAGAGGCTGCGAACGACCTGTGA
- a CDS encoding PEP-CTERM sorting domain-containing protein — MNRPSVLLPIAILAAAMPASRAATIFSDNFDGDGSDLDGATPDVTTGVNWVASANFNRNGTTGDGPGSATLAFTPANGFTYTLDATYGGLSANSGDTDWFAVGFVNGQSSASGTNERFITGNVVGSAWMMARGDFNLTTNNTFLGTGQLGSGNYGLGEGGGDNTGQSWSLSPPESTVDLRIVLDTTGGTGNWTATWYAKRPSDGSYTLVRSTESLLTGATITAVGLARSNPGVSGTVESFSLVSAVPEPSTVLLLALAGIPLLRRRR, encoded by the coding sequence ATGAATAGACCCAGCGTTTTGCTTCCGATCGCCATTCTGGCGGCAGCGATGCCGGCGAGCCGGGCCGCGACGATTTTCTCGGACAATTTCGATGGTGACGGCAGCGATCTCGATGGGGCGACTCCCGACGTGACGACAGGCGTCAACTGGGTCGCCAGCGCGAACTTCAATCGCAACGGCACAACGGGCGATGGACCGGGAAGCGCGACCCTTGCCTTCACTCCGGCCAACGGATTCACCTACACCCTCGACGCCACCTACGGCGGTCTCTCGGCCAATTCGGGCGATACCGACTGGTTCGCGGTAGGATTCGTGAACGGGCAGTCGAGCGCGTCCGGCACGAACGAGCGTTTCATTACCGGCAATGTGGTCGGTAGCGCATGGATGATGGCTCGCGGAGACTTCAACCTGACCACCAACAACACTTTTCTGGGAACCGGCCAGCTTGGCTCGGGGAACTACGGCCTCGGCGAGGGAGGCGGCGACAACACCGGCCAATCGTGGTCACTTTCGCCACCGGAGAGCACGGTCGACCTGCGCATCGTGCTGGATACCACCGGCGGCACCGGCAACTGGACCGCCACTTGGTACGCCAAACGCCCTAGCGACGGGAGCTACACCTTGGTCCGTTCGACCGAGTCCCTTCTGACGGGAGCGACGATCACGGCCGTGGGTCTCGCCCGTTCGAATCCCGGCGTCAGCGGCACGGTGGAGAGCTTCTCGTTGGTCTCGGCGGTGCCCGAACCGTCGACGGTCCTGCTGTTGGCCCTCGCCGGCATACCCCTGCTTCGCCGCCGCCGCTGA
- a CDS encoding alpha/beta hydrolase has product MTRLRNSLWLWTSSALLSSVAAQERPLANLRLAESVEVTRDVSYADTDNPRQRLDLVLPKAREGKKPLPVVVFVHGGGWQSGDKRQAVRRLVPLVASGDYAGVSVGYRLTDEAQWPAQMHDCKAAIRWIRANADKHGLDPDKIAVWGTSAGGHLVAVLGTSAGVEAMDGKLGPNTAESTKVTCVVDFFGPTDFSKMSAASDGKGPIDHDAPNSPESKLVGGAIQEHPDKVAAANPITYVDAGDPPFLIIHGTKDPLVPFNQSELLDVALEKVEVPSTLVAVKDAGHGQGFGPETNQLVSRFLKHHLRGEKSEWKDHEVPAGPMRPRR; this is encoded by the coding sequence ATGACACGACTTCGCAATTCGCTGTGGCTGTGGACATCCTCTGCGCTTTTGTCCTCTGTTGCCGCCCAAGAGCGACCGCTTGCGAACTTGCGGCTGGCGGAATCGGTCGAGGTAACCCGCGATGTGAGCTACGCCGATACCGACAATCCGAGACAACGCCTTGACCTGGTTCTGCCGAAGGCTCGGGAGGGAAAGAAGCCACTGCCGGTGGTCGTCTTCGTCCACGGAGGCGGATGGCAGAGCGGCGACAAGCGCCAGGCGGTGCGACGCCTGGTGCCTCTGGTGGCTTCCGGCGACTATGCCGGAGTTTCGGTCGGCTACCGCCTCACCGACGAGGCGCAATGGCCGGCCCAGATGCACGACTGCAAGGCGGCCATCCGCTGGATCCGCGCCAACGCGGACAAGCATGGACTCGACCCGGACAAGATCGCGGTGTGGGGGACTTCCGCCGGCGGGCATCTGGTTGCGGTGCTCGGAACGTCTGCCGGAGTCGAGGCGATGGACGGCAAGCTCGGTCCGAATACCGCGGAATCGACAAAGGTAACGTGTGTTGTCGACTTCTTCGGCCCCACCGACTTTTCGAAAATGTCCGCGGCATCCGACGGGAAGGGGCCGATCGATCACGACGCCCCGAACTCACCCGAGTCGAAGCTGGTCGGTGGTGCGATCCAGGAGCATCCCGACAAGGTGGCAGCCGCAAATCCGATCACCTACGTCGATGCCGGCGATCCGCCCTTCCTGATCATTCACGGCACCAAGGACCCGCTTGTGCCCTTCAACCAGTCCGAGCTTCTCGATGTCGCGCTGGAGAAGGTCGAAGTCCCAAGTACGCTGGTTGCCGTAAAAGATGCCGGCCACGGCCAGGGATTCGGCCCCGAGACCAACCAGCTCGTATCCCGTTTCCTCAAGCACCACCTCCGAGGCGAGAAGTCCGAGTGGAAGGACCACGAGGTGCCCGCGGGTCCCATGCGCCCTCGGCGGTGA
- a CDS encoding lamin tail domain-containing protein — MSPFSLLRTVFAAFVIGFPTHLAGQLILSEVYYDHVGSDNGYEWVEIANVGTTTVDLSTWSLGWGGSDYTYGTLQLSGTIAPGATFVVGGPISDPVNANPTYDLAIDFDPDIQNGGASADGIALFDVVAEDIKAASIPVDAVIYAGTNTNNLLDETGNPGATDVADVTNGWSIQRIDLEGTWAQNEFPSPGTLAFGLGSDTLLLSEVFYDPVGTGDDGLEWVEIINPGSTAVDLSSWSLGWGGLNLVYGQLQLSGTIAAGATIVVGGPVSSAANQNPSFDLAVDLNPDLQNSGAAADAVALFNLPASSVSASTVPVDVVIYGGTNSNNLIDETGAIGTVDVGDAASGQSIVRINLAGAWQIQNTPTPGIAAFAFGDPVTGVRILSVNTTTGTVQLEITLATAASVDIESSGNLAPSSWQPESTVALPAGTTTVSVTLSPVPDRAFLRVLESGP; from the coding sequence ATGTCCCCCTTCTCCCTCCTTCGCACAGTCTTCGCGGCGTTCGTAATCGGGTTTCCGACACACTTGGCCGGCCAGCTCATCCTTTCCGAGGTCTACTACGATCACGTGGGCAGTGATAACGGATATGAATGGGTGGAAATCGCCAACGTCGGAACCACGACCGTCGATCTGTCCACTTGGAGTCTCGGTTGGGGCGGGTCCGACTACACCTACGGCACGCTGCAACTCTCGGGCACGATCGCACCGGGAGCGACCTTCGTGGTGGGTGGTCCGATTTCGGATCCAGTGAACGCCAATCCGACCTACGATCTGGCCATCGACTTCGATCCGGACATCCAGAACGGTGGAGCGTCGGCGGACGGGATCGCACTCTTCGATGTCGTGGCGGAAGACATCAAAGCCGCCAGCATTCCCGTGGACGCGGTGATCTACGCCGGGACGAACACCAACAACCTGCTCGACGAGACCGGCAACCCGGGAGCGACGGATGTCGCCGACGTGACCAATGGATGGTCGATCCAGCGGATCGATCTCGAAGGCACCTGGGCGCAGAACGAATTTCCCAGTCCGGGTACCCTCGCATTCGGACTTGGCAGCGACACGCTGCTGCTGTCGGAGGTCTTCTACGATCCGGTTGGTACCGGCGACGACGGGCTGGAATGGGTCGAGATCATCAATCCCGGCAGCACTGCTGTCGATCTCTCGAGCTGGAGCCTCGGTTGGGGAGGGCTCAACCTGGTCTACGGGCAACTTCAGCTGAGTGGCACCATTGCGGCTGGAGCGACGATCGTGGTAGGCGGGCCGGTATCGAGCGCGGCCAACCAGAATCCCAGCTTCGATCTCGCCGTTGATTTGAATCCGGATCTCCAGAACTCCGGTGCCGCCGCCGACGCGGTCGCGCTCTTCAATCTTCCGGCGAGCTCCGTTTCCGCCAGCACGGTGCCTGTCGACGTGGTCATCTACGGGGGCACCAATTCCAACAACCTCATCGACGAGACCGGCGCGATCGGCACCGTCGATGTCGGTGACGCCGCTTCCGGGCAGTCGATCGTGCGGATCAATCTCGCCGGTGCCTGGCAGATCCAGAACACACCGACACCCGGTATCGCTGCCTTTGCCTTCGGCGATCCGGTCACCGGCGTACGGATCCTTTCGGTCAACACCACCACCGGCACCGTGCAGCTCGAGATCACCCTGGCGACGGCGGCCTCGGTCGACATCGAGTCCAGCGGCAACCTCGCTCCAAGCAGCTGGCAGCCGGAGTCGACGGTAGCACTTCCGGCCGGCACGACGACCGTATCGGTCACGCTCAGCCCGGTGCCTGACAGGGCGTTCCTCCGGGTGTTGGAGTCCGGCCCCTGA
- a CDS encoding L,D-transpeptidase yields the protein MKHLRSILTAAGFAFVAIAFSSCETMNTGSPGTAFSYNPSVTQPTNRSAVKVKISTSAQRIYVVEGDKVLLATPCSVGTASTPTPKGNHRILSKTRHRRRASNPGAGYPMTYWMSFYSASYGMHWGFVKPYPCTHGCVRMPLNSARKVFDMVSVGTPVNVSTSQPWDSTIGASLPRLDDSALPNPPNSYMHSPQVFRDAEQGKMWNF from the coding sequence ATGAAACACCTCCGAAGCATCCTCACCGCCGCCGGGTTCGCGTTTGTCGCGATCGCCTTCTCCTCCTGCGAGACCATGAACACCGGTAGTCCCGGCACGGCTTTCTCTTACAACCCTTCGGTAACGCAGCCGACCAACCGCTCGGCGGTGAAGGTCAAGATCAGCACCAGTGCCCAACGGATCTACGTGGTCGAGGGTGACAAGGTCCTGCTGGCCACCCCCTGCTCGGTCGGCACGGCATCGACACCCACCCCGAAAGGCAACCACCGGATTCTCAGCAAGACCCGCCACCGCCGCCGCGCGAGCAATCCCGGTGCCGGCTATCCGATGACCTACTGGATGTCCTTCTACAGCGCCTCCTACGGCATGCACTGGGGCTTCGTGAAACCCTACCCCTGCACCCACGGATGCGTACGCATGCCACTTAACTCGGCACGCAAGGTGTTCGACATGGTGAGCGTCGGCACTCCGGTCAACGTATCGACCAGCCAACCGTGGGATTCCACGATCGGCGCAAGTCTTCCGCGGCTCGACGACTCCGCGCTGCCGAATCCGCCAAATTCCTACATGCACAGCCCGCAGGTGTTCCGGGATGCCGAGCAGGGCAAGATGTGGAACTTCTGA
- a CDS encoding anti-sigma factor: MNPDSQEDRFAELSAGLALGDLDAAETRELEELCEKLGRTPDGSLMMTAAALDVALGESEEMPPELADRLWDLAGEKEAPGGATIVEPAVSPWHRIVRHPASGWAIAAVLVLLLALQGMRGGNGSAQRLTADRLVAESSDLLRLGFSGLGEFEAAGGEVLWSDDRQQGFMRLTGIPVNDPTVAQYQLWIVDPQRDADSPVDGGVFDIDARSHEVLIPIDAKLPINEPKAFVITLEQPGGVVKSKQETVVALAKL, encoded by the coding sequence ATGAATCCCGACTCGCAGGAAGACCGCTTTGCGGAGCTTAGCGCCGGACTCGCGCTTGGGGATCTCGATGCCGCAGAAACCCGCGAGCTCGAGGAGCTGTGTGAAAAGCTCGGCCGCACGCCGGACGGCTCCCTGATGATGACGGCCGCCGCATTGGATGTCGCGCTCGGCGAGAGTGAAGAGATGCCCCCAGAGCTCGCGGACAGGCTCTGGGATCTCGCCGGGGAGAAGGAGGCTCCGGGCGGCGCTACCATCGTTGAGCCGGCCGTTTCCCCGTGGCACAGGATCGTCCGCCATCCCGCTTCCGGCTGGGCGATCGCCGCGGTGTTGGTCCTGCTGCTGGCCCTCCAAGGCATGCGGGGAGGAAATGGCTCTGCTCAACGCCTAACCGCCGACCGGCTCGTAGCGGAGTCATCCGACCTCCTTCGGCTCGGCTTCAGCGGGCTCGGGGAATTTGAAGCCGCGGGTGGCGAGGTACTTTGGAGCGACGATCGCCAGCAAGGCTTCATGCGTCTCACCGGCATTCCGGTCAATGACCCGACGGTCGCGCAGTACCAGCTCTGGATTGTCGACCCGCAGCGGGACGCCGATTCGCCGGTCGACGGTGGTGTCTTCGACATCGATGCGCGCTCGCACGAGGTCCTCATCCCGATCGATGCCAAGCTGCCAATCAACGAACCGAAGGCGTTCGTGATCACCTTGGAACAGCCCGGCGGCGTCGTGAAGTCCAAGCAGGAGACCGTGGTCGCCTTGGCGAAACTTTAG
- a CDS encoding RNA polymerase sigma factor, which produces MPEPPEAQSQQHSLLERIGAGDASAMKEAIHQFGGLVWHITRKYLRDRTAAEDTVQEIFTEIWQKAGRFEPSLSSPNTFVGMIARRRAIDCLRRQSRQPVFEPIDEAPLAAASSPSPANESVPGDPDAAMNALKELPDETRNLFELHFRLGLTHGEIAEKTGLPLGTVKTRLRRGLIALRDRMSARTPTIEPAS; this is translated from the coding sequence GTGCCAGAACCTCCCGAAGCACAGTCCCAGCAACACTCGCTCCTCGAAAGGATCGGGGCGGGGGATGCGTCGGCCATGAAGGAAGCGATCCACCAGTTCGGCGGGCTCGTGTGGCACATCACCCGCAAGTACTTGCGCGACCGCACGGCTGCCGAGGATACGGTTCAGGAGATCTTCACCGAGATCTGGCAGAAGGCCGGTCGGTTCGAGCCTTCGCTGTCGTCGCCGAACACTTTTGTCGGGATGATCGCGCGACGACGTGCGATCGACTGCCTGCGCCGGCAGTCGAGGCAGCCCGTCTTCGAACCGATCGACGAGGCGCCTCTTGCAGCTGCTTCGAGCCCAAGTCCGGCGAACGAATCCGTGCCGGGTGATCCCGACGCGGCGATGAACGCGCTGAAGGAACTGCCGGACGAAACGCGAAACCTCTTCGAGCTGCATTTCCGGCTGGGATTGACCCACGGTGAGATTGCCGAGAAAACCGGGCTGCCCCTTGGGACAGTCAAGACCCGCCTCCGCCGCGGACTGATCGCACTGCGCGATCGGATGAGCGCACGGACGCCAACCATCGAGCCCGCATCATGA
- a CDS encoding fasciclin domain-containing protein — protein MKTSLKFLFAGVTATALSLPSAIAGEEEKAEAKPKMDIVETAASVETFSTLVAAVKAADLVEALKGDGPFTVFAPTDDAFAALPEGTVETLLKPENKGKLVDILTYHVVAGKVPASEAVKLSEATALNKKAIALKVTDGKLMLNESATVVKTDIMTTNGVIHVIDAVILPPSEE, from the coding sequence ATGAAGACATCCCTCAAGTTCCTGTTCGCCGGAGTCACCGCCACCGCTCTCAGCCTGCCTTCCGCCATCGCTGGTGAGGAAGAGAAGGCCGAAGCCAAGCCGAAGATGGATATCGTCGAGACCGCCGCGTCGGTTGAGACGTTCAGCACGCTGGTCGCCGCCGTGAAGGCCGCTGACCTCGTCGAAGCGCTCAAGGGCGACGGACCGTTCACCGTGTTCGCGCCGACCGACGACGCTTTCGCCGCACTTCCCGAAGGTACTGTCGAAACGCTCCTCAAGCCGGAAAACAAGGGCAAGCTCGTCGACATCCTTACCTACCACGTCGTGGCCGGTAAGGTGCCTGCGAGCGAAGCGGTGAAGCTGAGTGAGGCCACCGCTCTCAACAAGAAGGCGATCGCGCTCAAGGTGACCGACGGCAAGCTGATGCTCAACGAGAGCGCCACTGTCGTGAAGACCGACATCATGACCACCAACGGCGTGATCCACGTGATCGACGCGGTCATCCTGCCGCCGTCGGAAGAGTAA